Proteins from a genomic interval of Treponema succinifaciens DSM 2489:
- a CDS encoding plasmid mobilization protein, whose amino-acid sequence MPKRYNTPHRSHVVKTRLTDEEYADFTERLAPYGISQSEFLRQAIRRTTIRPVLHVSSVNDELLSAVGKLTAEYGRIGGNLNQIARTLNEWHSPYPAMAKELREAAADLAALKYEVLKKVGDAVGNTQAFRL is encoded by the coding sequence ATGCCGAAGCGATACAACACCCCCCACCGCAGCCATGTTGTGAAAACCCGGCTGACCGATGAAGAATACGCCGACTTCACAGAACGGCTTGCGCCCTATGGTATCAGTCAGTCCGAATTTCTCCGGCAGGCCATCCGGCGCACTACCATACGCCCCGTACTCCATGTGTCGTCAGTCAATGACGAGCTGCTCTCCGCTGTCGGGAAGCTCACAGCCGAGTACGGCAGGATTGGCGGCAATCTCAACCAGATTGCCCGCACCCTCAACGAGTGGCATAGCCCCTACCCGGCTATGGCAAAGGAATTGCGGGAAGCGGCCGCCGACCTTGCCGCCCTCAAGTATGAAGTCCTAAAGAAAGTAGGTGACGCCGTTGGCAACACTCAAGCATTTAGGCTCTAA